The Toxoplasma gondii ME49 chromosome III, whole genome shotgun sequence genome includes a window with the following:
- a CDS encoding hypothetical protein (encoded by transcript TGME49_276220): MEVAAVALLALGGAVGAAALEATSGFQANSGSPGDSSEEEDSFSPSMRGRSISPSNFEVVGESGTSPVADASDDAGGNGVTAVEGNRTACQAEHSGEGREFFHIPQVQSFAFSGFSAGAISPSSAVSTTRRLNVRPNSRFTEKPGHFVETNRNVSQPVEGRPNDVPAPLFWARLRSCAFPRPLGCAPSDIHRPDFLPASPVFAGGGRGTVDASDRNVGPSSGVAAEGGAASNVAWRESLSGKSDGRCGTFSRSEQGRQDFSTQGGSRARRGASLLFRAFTKFSGPLRRGESVRTPGSAEFATCAGDEPRRQSGDVTQNVVSTSAALSRFSFSHGGPSTGKVKTDHRSAVEFPCSTSGREGRYLGPETEARMVAGSAILSRETTETSTCGEEASSRSTTTTVASDRGESSTSAVTRRSSLLGPSEGLCTTDFRCRGGSSAGLSKSASSPLVDEAVTSGARKRRMLSSSACSLSRKHEEMDDWMNSPHPKRRRSLLEAPQMPDLSGVVSRFSSTREDHARMGALLQQSGASWGSLTCEAESALVSRVRVNRGVAPRRLADLSKNSDEQNSDRDGRRRRENGSETQTSVAPTSTAAGGASNLELTGEGSYRRSLGTNLRQSKSQSPDISAPFAPKGNDGALADDVEASATLPPVASTSVKLGIEGRGQKQEEKGERAGPTEHGDVLGELKRRSEAMEGDRLEFACASSQTSHAPSDSRERRETLKKRVSLLGRRVLPPWPAVLEAKQGVVEKATGKPREAEQESREERWEKHPTKAPEQADRGPLSDRSPGHSGGPSPLRHADPTAAESGQWRESRKRQPEASEHGVLPVRSGHPVSGGGSPHREGKIACTSAKEHGDRDVVEQVGQKNSTAGASRGGPARREERSEVSPKQENQATGKLEDSSLPDQGERLATDERATAHFSAETEIQSVSKSQKPSSSSSKQTRLGHSSLPRRPVEGSQQETSSEEAAAERAVTPAPDSRGDAVCPEAGKDECSEGGERDIKRRRVV; encoded by the coding sequence ATGGAAGTTGCAGCCGTCGCGCTGCTAGCACTGGGAGGCGCCGTTGGCGCGGCCGCTCTGGAGGCGACCTCGGGATTCCAAGCGAACTCTGGGTCACCTGGAGACAGctctgaagaggaagatagTTTCTCTCCCAGCATGCGAGGCAGAAGCATTTCACCTTCCAATTTTGAAGTGGTAGGAGAGTCGGGGACATCCCCCGTTGCCGACGCCAGCGACGATGCAGGGGGAAACGGTGTCACTGCAGTTGAAGGAAACCGAACAGCTTGTCAGGCGGAGCATTCCGGTGAAGGCAGGGAATTTTTTCACATCCCGCAGGTGCAGTCCTTTGCGTTTTCAGGATTCTCGGCCGGTGCGATTTCTCCGTCCTCCGCCGTGTCGACAACAAGGCGTTTAAACGTCCGCCCAAACTCCCGATTCACAGAAAAACCTGGTCACTTCGTGGAAACAAATCGCAACGTATCTCAACCGGTAGAAGGACGCCCCAACGACGTTCCCGCTCCTCTGTTTTGGGCTCGGCTTCGCTCTTGCGCTTTTCCGCGACCTCTCGGCTGTGCTCCCAGCGACATTCACCGTCCGGACTTCCTGCCAGCTTCTCCAGTCTTCGCAGGGGGCGGCCGAGGCACCGTGGATGCTTCCGATAGAAACGTCGGACCCTCTTCTGGAGTGGCAGCAGAGGGAGGGGCTGCTAGCAATGTCGCTTGGAGGGAGTCACTTTCTGGTAAGAGTGACGGACGGTGTGGAACTTTTTCTCGATCGGAACAGGGCCGTCAGGATTTCTCAACTCAGGGGGGGAGCAGGGCGAGACGCGGTGCATCTTTGCTGTTTCGTGCATTCACGAAATTCTCAGGACCCCTCCGGAGGGGTGAATCAGTCCGAACGCCAGGTTCCGCTGAGTTTGCGACGTGTGCCGGCGACGAGCCTAGACGACAGAGCGGGGATGTAACGCAGAACGTGGTGTCAACCTCCGCCGCCCTGAGTCGATTTTCGTTTTCACATGGCGGTCCCTCCACTGGAAAGGTGAAGACAGACCACAGGTCAGCAGTCGAGTTTCCTTGCTCCACCTCAGGACGCGAAGGCCGCTACCTAGGTCCCGAAACCGAAGCCCGCATGGTTGCTGGAAGCGCGAttctctctcgagagacGACCGAGACCTCCACATGCGGGGAGGAAGCGTCTTCGCGGTCAACAACGACAACAGTTGCTTCAGATCGTGGAGAgtcttcgacttctgcgGTCACTCGAAGAAGTTCCCTCTTGGGGCCCTCTGAAGGTCTTTGTACAACGGACTTCCGCTGTCGAGGCGGTAGTTCAGCCGGGTTGTCGAAATCGGCCTCGAGCCCCTTGGTTGATGAGGCAGTCACGAGTGGTGCAAGGAAGAGGCGGATGCTGTCATCCTCTgcgtgttctctctcccgcaaACATGAAGAAATGGACGATTGGATGAATTCTCCCCATCCTAAGCGACGCAGGAGTCTTTTGGAAGCGCCGCAGATGCCCGACCTTTCTGGCGTTGTCAGCCGGTTTTCATCTACGCGAGAAGACCATGCACGGATGGGGGCGTTGCTGCAGCAGTCGGGAGCCTCCTGGGGTTCGCTCACGTGTGAAGCCGAGTCAGCGTTGGTCTCTCGGGTGCGAGTGAACCGCGGGGTAGCGCCGCGGCGTTTGGCGGATCTTTCGAAAAACTCAGACGAGCAGAATTCTGACAGAGACGGGAGGCGACGCCGGGAAAATGGATCAGAAACTCAGACCTCGGTCGCACCTACTTCAACTGCCGCAGGTGGAGCTTCCAACCTCGAGCTCACGGGTGAGGGAAGCTATCGGAGGAGCCTGGGGACAAACCTGCGTCAGAGCAAGTCGCAGTCGCCAGACATTTCTGCCCCTTTTGCTCCAAAGGGCAACGACGGTGCTCTAGCGGACGACGTCGAAGCCTCAGCGACGTTGCCACCAGTCGCCTCGACCTCGGTGAAGCTTGGGATTGAGGGTCGGGGgcagaagcaagaagaaaagggagagagagcgggaCCGACAGAACACGGAGATGTGCTTGGAGAGCTCAAGAGGCGTTCAGAGGCAATGGAGGGAGATCGCCTCGAATTCGCGTGTGCCTCCAGCCAGACCAGCCACGCTCCGTcagactcgagagagaggcgggagacgcTGAAGAAAAGAGTTTCCCTGCTAGGGAGAAGAGTCCTTCCTCCGTGGCCGGCAGTtctggaggcgaagcaaGGCGTCGTCGAAAAGGCTACGGGCAAACCTCGAGAAGCTGAgcaggaaagcagagaggagcgcTGGGAAAAACACCCAACGAAAGCACCCGAGCAAGCCGACAGAGGACCGCTTTCGGACCGCTCTCCGGGACACTCGGGTGGGCCGTCGCCGTTGAGGCACGCAGACCCGACCGCAGCAGAAAGCGGACAGTGGCGTGAATCTCGGAAGCGCCAGCCTGAGGCGTCTGAACACGGGGTTCTCCCAGTGCGGAGCGGGCATCCGGTGAGCGGAGGAGGTTCGCCACATCGAGAAGGGAAGATTGCCTGTACGAGTGCAAAAGAGCACGGAGATAGGGACGTCGTAGAGCAGGTTGGGCAGAAGAACTCGACTGCCGGAGCTTCTCGGGGAGGCCCAGCGAGGCGTGAAGAACGTTCAGAAGTCTCTCCAAAGCAAGAGAATCAAGCAACAGGGAAACTCGAGGACAGTTCGCTTCCTGACCAAGGGGAACGCCTTGCAACCGATGAGCGCGCCACAGCACATTTCTCCGCTGAAACAGAAATTCAGAGTGTCTCAAAAAGCCAGAAACCTTCGAGTTCTTCTTCCAAGCAAACCCGTCTTGGGCACAGTTCCCTGCCTCGCAGACCCGTCGAAGGCAGTCAACAGGAAACCAGTTCTGAAGAGGCAGCTGCTGAAAGAGCAGTCACCCCTGCGCCGGACTCAAGAGGCGACGCCGTCTGCCCAGAAGCGGGGAAAGACGAATGTTCtgaagggggagaaagggatatcaagagaagaagagtcgtTTGA
- a CDS encoding phosphoglycerate mutase family protein (encoded by transcript TGME49_276210) — protein MGCTYPASVLFLRSQRARSPISQTTSSLRQVSSDRPACFQRAKHLILLALLFLSVDQVPLQSAELQATTPETPTENLKRVGSPAPAHRASVSLLQSSETRLSPNLSALERVPPVSGAFFERDSPRASTGESLRERTPGSQKKSPATSSSLGSESPSHQNRVSSPGDALSSETHEMISFARPLCSGPDCTRVLAFATQSGIHSGIQEAITLHHSGRGSRINPRVPSRHTFSFEERPASRAPAEPSQTLYSRTSFSSLRLHSASPFVPPAFLTLSRGLFSSPAENGKVREVAERHPCEGPALLGQTVLVSHTAQKISEGSPQFSRAGGSSVTPTDPEDPVSSLELKSSSERQSPLQPVVSEVDAWATSRETGVSPNPAVPNSSPPVPQQSPAPASNTSNRLGIAGRVGRLRSFVTNVAHAVQSMWRRRWGRQRRVQTPSHMARVVGTWLKENEEDIKRGEKRLLILMRHAESEFNEWRRDSFRRLRFRDMLRYDPNMPDVCLTDRGLQQCENAARFYAQVRAELPSLQVDAYLVSPLSRAIQTALYTFSCPVASHDPNQRPFAGPLEGDSPPLRRGSQRAHEKWLLLPLLRERTDTTGDTGRRAEALRSHLESLKANGRLPLQCNVDRDLDWSLMNPLNEWWLQFADWELENAEKLLSSRWYEPHEEQHRRLTVDDHAQETLRASSSSQGLASAAGEENTAQLRDQLESEGRQAPPETEPETVRDKLQMALKDYSTHMQDMVRQQFWEQRLQASWRFRRVPLESERAVQARMRLVLRAICSVKDARVVVIVGHSIAFRMLTRTAKMGNAAIVPFALDCEAKTVTELY, from the exons ATGGGGTGCACTTACCCCGCGTCAGTCTTGTTTCTACGGTCTCAACGTGCACGAAGCCCAATCTCCCAAACAACCTCATCCTTGCGTCAGGTTTCCAGCGACAGGCCTGCCTGTTTCCAGCGAGCGAAGCATCTCATCCTCTtggctcttcttttcttgtctgtaGATCAAGTTCCGCTCCAGAGCGCAGAGTTGCAAGCAACGACCCCGGAAACTCCTACGGAAAACCTAAAGCGTGTGGGTTCTCCGGCACCTGCACACCGGgcttccgtgtctctcctgcagTCCTCTGAGACAAGGCTTTCTCCCAATCTCTCGGCACTCGAGCGTGTGCCACCGGTCTCTGGCGCGTTTTTCGAACGCGACTCTCCGCGAGCAAGCACTGGAGAAAGCCTTCGCGAACGGACTCCTGGCTCTCAAAAGAAGTCGCCCGCAACCTCCTCTTCCCTAGGTTCGGAGTCTCCTTCACATCAAAatcgtgtttcttctccaggagACGCACTATCATCAGAAACTCACGAGATGATTTCTTTCGCCCGGCCCCTGTGTTCTGGGCCAGACTGTACGCGAGTGCTCGCCTTCGCCACGCAGTCGGGGATTCATTCGGGTATCCAGGAAGCCATTACCCTCCACCATTCCGGTCGTGGATCCAGGATCAACCCACGCGTGCCCTCTCGACACACGTTTTCTTTCGAGGAGAGGCCGGCTTCTCGGGCACCAGCCGAACCGTCACAGACCCTATATTCGAGAACTTCCTTTAGCTCTTTGCGTTTGCActcggcttctccttttGTTCCGCCTGCATTTCTCACTTTGAGTCGTGgcttgttttcctctcctgcgGAGAATGGAAAGGTGAGAGAGGTCGCGGAGAGGCACCCTTGCGAAGGACCGGCACTCCTAGGCCAGACTGTCTTGGTTTCACACACCGCGCAGAAGATCTCTGAAGGCAGCCCTCAATTTAGTCGTGCAGGCGGATCGTCTGTGACACCTACCGATCCAGAGGaccctgtctcttctttggaGCTGAAAAGTTCATCTGAGAGACAGTCCCCTTTGCAACCCGTGGTCTCAGAAGTTGACGCATGGGCAACCTCCCGCGAGACGGGGGTTTCACCAAATCCTGCAGTCCCGAATTCCTCCCCACCTGTTCCTCAACAGTCCCCCGCTCCCGCCTCCAACACCTCCAACAGACTGGGCATCGCTGGTCGTGTAGGtcgtctccgttccttcGTAACAAACGTGGCACATGCCGTGCAGTCgatgtggagaagaaggtgggGACGACAACGGCGGGTGCAAACCCCGTCTCATATGGCAAGGGTAGTGGGGACGTGgctgaaggagaacgaggaggatatcaagagaggagaaaagaggctTCTCATTCTCATGCGTCACGCCGAGTCCGAGTTCAACGAGTGGAGAAGGGATTCTTTCAGACGGTTACGCTTTCGTG ATATGCTCAGGTACGACCCGAACATGCCAGATGTTTGTCTGACCGACCGCGGCTTGCAGCAGTGTGAAAACGCTGCAAGATTTTACGCGCAGGTGCGCGCCGAACTCCCCTCTCTACAAGTCGACGCCTATCTAGTGTCTCCCCTCAGTCGGGCCATCCAGACTGCACTCTATACCTTTTCCTGTCCCGTTGCTTCTCACGATCCGAACCAGAGGCCGTTTGCTGGTCCACTCGAAGGTGACTCCCCACCGCTGCGCAGAGGATCGCAGCGCGCTCACGAGAAGTGGCTTCTGCTTCCACTCCTGCGAGAGCGCACTGACACAACAGGTGACACTGGCCGAAGGGCGGAAGCGCTCCGCAGCCACTTGGAGTCACTGAAAGCAAATGGGAGACTTCCACTTCAGTGCAATGTCGACAGAGACCTTGATTGGTCACTCATGAATCCCCTCAACGAGTGGTGGCTTCAGTTCGCGGATTGGGAGCTTGAGAACGCCGAGaaacttctttcttcgcggtGGTACGAGCCTCACGAAGAGCAGCACCGCCGCCTCACTGTGGACGACCACGCCCAAGAAACGCTCCGCGCTTCCAGCTCTTCTCAGGGTTTGGCTTCAGCtgcgggagaggagaacacaGCCCAACTGCGGGATCAACTGGAAAGCGAGGGCCGGCAGGCCCCTCCGGAGACAGAACCGGAAACTGTTAGAGACAAACTGCAAATGGCACTGAAGGACTACTCCACGCACATGCAGGACATGGTCAGACAGCAGTTCTGGGAACAGCGCCTGCAGGCATCTTGGCGGTTTCGAAGAGTCCCTCTTGAGAGCGAGCGCGCTGTCCAAGCGCGCATGCGCCTTGTCCTCAGAGCAATCTGCAGCGTCAAGGATGCGAGGGTTGTGGTTATCGTAGGTCACTCGATCGCGTTTCGCATGCTCACACGCACTGCGAAGATGGGCAATGCCGCAATCGTTCCATTCGCTCTCGACTGCGAAGCGAAAACGGTAACCGAACTTTATTAA